TCGCTCGCATATCGAGTGAGAAAGTGgcgaaaaaggaaaaggagaaaaaaatagaagagaaaAGAACTGCTCGGCGTTCAGCGCTCGGTGAAGTCTATATAGACCTACTCAATTGCGCGCGTATATCTCCAAAGAGGATCTAAACCACAGCTCTCAGGCTCTCTCTCCTCTCTCGCCTCTGCTGTTATAACGCGTatacggtatttttttttttgtttgtttgcgcgaATGCAAAACTGCGCGCGTGCGCACCTCGTGGATGGTCTGCGGTTTCGGCGGTCTCGcggaggggtggggggagggcggggggggggggggggggggcttacggTCGATCGAGGCTTGCGATCCCACGCGCGGCAATTTCCGCGGTTTCCCCCATCCGGAAGGCTCCCACGTTCAAGCGCTCAAAGCCGATCGCGATAAGGTGGTGTGCGATTACGGCTAACATAAACGACGCGTCCGTATGTATGTATATAGGTGCCCATAGGTGCGAAGGCGAGCTCTGCAACGGCGAGCTCCGGGCGAGCGATAAAGAAACTGTGATTTACGCGCCTACGGCGCGTGGTGTAGGGTGTATAAATTGCAGTCCTTGGGTCCGTGGCCCTCGCGGTAAATTGGTCTGTTTCATTATGTTCCTCTATTTgttggttcttttttcttttaattcgtcGATACAGTTCTTCCCACCAGTGGTGGTTTTACTTTAGCGCGGAATTGGCAGTCCGCGGTCGTATCGTAACGCGGAGTGGGCGTTGTGGTCGAATCGGCAGCGTCACAGCAAAGAGGGGAACGGGACAACGGCGCTTTTCCGCGTCGCGCTGAAACGCCCCTCTCCCGGCGACAGGTGTTGTTATTTATGCGTCCAGAGCGCACgtccattgtgtgtgtgtgtgtgtgtgtgtgtgtgtgtgtgtgtgtgtgtgtgtgtgtgtgtgtgtgtgtgtgtgtgtgtgtgtgtgtgtgtgtgtgtgtgtgtgtgtgtgtgtgtgtgtgtgtgtgtgtgtgtgtgcgtgcgtgcgtgcgtgcgtgcgtgcgtgcgtgcgtgcgtgcgtgcgtgcgtgcgtgcgtgcgtgcgtgcgtgcgtgcgtgcgtgcgtgcgtgcgtgcgtgcgtgcgtgcgtgcgtgcgtgcgtgcgtgcgtgcgtgcgtgcgtgtgtgtgtgtgtgtgtgtgtgtgtgtgtgtgtgtgcgtgcgtgcgtgcgtgcgtgcgtgcgtgcgtgcgtgcgtgcgtgcgtgcgtgcgtgcgtgcgtgcgtgcgtgcgtgcgtgcgtgcgtgcgtgcgtgcgtgcgtgcgtgcgtgcgtgcgtgcgtgcgtgcgtgcgtgcgtgcgtgcgtgcgtgcgtgcgcgcgcgcgcgcgcgcgcgcgcgcgtcttcCTGAATTAGAACGGCAGCGGTCTTGCGCTGTGATCAGAGAACGATACAGTCACCGTTTGCACCGGTATAACGTACTTGTTGGAGTCTAagcaattattcttttttttttctttttgctgcccACAGTGACCTCACTGTCCACTTGGATTCAAGGCAGATCAAACAGCATTAACACATACACAAATATATTACATTAGGTGTCGGCTCCAGCGACGTTTGCTGTTCGGTTACCGGTACTCCGGTATTCACAAATTAATCTCAACTTGAAGccacatgcttgacttgataaAAACGATGCCTGTCGCGAACGCACCGAAAGAAACGCAATGGGCGTCCGCACGTTCACGCCAGGCTTCCTTTAGATCAAGTCGAGCATGGTCTTCAGGTTAAGATGCCTTTGCGAATACGGAGGTTATTGACTTCAAGCCTCCACGTTCCTGCGAACTTCTCTCTTGTTTCAATTATCCCATATTATATATAGAAACACAGGGGTTTTCATGCGGATCCTTATATGAGCCTACGAGGGATATTACTGAACATGGAGGCCACGGTTAACGTAGGCTTTTTTCGGTCGACAACAGCGAAAAGATTATGCTCACGTCTGTAAATACTCCATAAGGGGGTACGCACGAAGACGACTCAGTCATTCTTGAGGCGGAGTAATTTGCGGAGATGTTCAAGTGTCCTTAGAGGCGAAATCCCTTAAGTGGCTGATACccccgatggtctggaaaacgcggcgtgcggcacagaaagtcacgtgagctcgcctcgcgttcctgccactgctcgcgcgttcgtcgtcgtcgtcttcttccacagctggctccgatgccactcataaTGCCAAAAAAGAGgtcaaagttaattaagataagagttaattcaggcactcgaagCCACGACCTTCGGTGGAAATCGAACCCTCGAGCTTTGGTTCTAAGACGAAATTAATTACGACACTGTTGattaatatagagttaattaGGCCACTCAAACCAACAATTTTGGTGGAAGTcgcaccctcgacctttggtggaagttgaacccacgacctttggtgttaatgaaagcgaattaaggcacagttaatcaAGGTAGCGTCACTTGAGGCAGTCGAACCTACGGccattggtgggagaaaacaagcaataagaagtaacaacgcattcgaatgggaatgtcaagtaatttaatgaatgtctcgagAGTGCGCAGCCTTCCACCTTCATCCTCTTTGGCGTATATATGCTAAACTGTCCGTCACTTTTCCTTTACATAGACTTGTATTTCGCGCACGTTTGATGGCCCATTGGTCGGATGAAATGCGGGAAACCAGTCGCAACGGCTTCCGGCCCTTCGGTAtgctctttttgtttttgtttctttgtctgcTTTCTTGTCTACTTTTGTTGATTGttctgcgcctcttccaaagtgAAGTTAAACCTTAGCTGGGCCCTCCTTCCCTTCTATATAGGCCTCGCATCGCGCGTCGTGCGATTTCGCAGTGCTGGTCGAAGAATGGTTCTACATATGGAATTACTCAATCAAGCATCGGAGTGATTTTCTGAGATTctaaataacttttttctttctgtacacCTACTTTCCCTATAGGGAAAGTAGATATTTCGCAACTTTCCCCATAAGGAATGTAGCAAAACAAATCTAGGAGGAAAAGGAGCAAAACAAATCCAGGCGCCCCGTGCCATAACTGTATATGCGTTGGTATGAAAATATACGGGTTTTCACAAAGGGATCCCATATGATCATACAGGATTATAAATACAGGAGGTACGGGAAGTACGTTTTCTTTTCTcgaatatctatctatctatctatctatctatctatctatctatctatctatctatctatctatctatctatctatctatctatctatctatctatctacatagTTTATCTATCTGTCTATCCATTCATTCACCTATTGTGTTTCTATATTTTCTTTATCTTATCCATTTCTCGCCCATCTCCGATTTCTTTCAAGTCTGCTGGCTGCACCAGAGAGACCGGCCTTACCCCTCCCCTCCCCAATACACCCCCTACTCGTTTAGATTTCTTCGTTCCGATTTGTTTTCGTTTCACGGTCGACTCGCTTGCCTGCCTTCTCCGTGGCGACTCCAAAGTGAAGTTAGGCCTACGTCAagccgcccttttttttttcacttctgcacagaccagcagtattctagttcactataacCAGCAGCATTCGCTTGGCGCGCCGTGCGAATTCGCAGCGCTCGCCCGCCCTGCTTCACGGAGAGGAGGCGGCTGTAGATCGAGAGAGAAAGTACCGGGGGAGTGCCCCCACGAAGAGGTAGAGCTCGACTGGTTATAGGTAATGCGCAcgcgttgccccccccccccccccccccctctggggGGGCCACAGCCATCCATCATGGCCGCCTCCGCGGTGGCCGCGCCGTCTGGCGGCACCGCTCCATCGCCGCCGATATACTGCGATACCCACAAACACCAGGCAGCCCTCCCGAAACGTCTGAGCAGTGTTTGTAGTGGAGTGAACACCGAGGGTATCGGGTGTCCCGTGTAAGTTAGCATCGAGAAAGAAGGGGGAAAAAGAAGCAAACATGTTGCACGAGCCATGTCCGATGGCTATCTCTGGCTGGAGGAGAAAGAAGGTGTGGTGCACCCtaaatttaggttcacgttatTATCGGGCAATTTAAGGTTTACGTTAACTCGTGCCATAATGTCCTCATGAAGGTAATATAACGATATTTCCTTAGACGCGCGGCTCATCGGCGTAGTGCGTGTCTtcgagggtaaataaataaattaaacggTAATCCGTAAAGTGGAGAAAATTTCACGAACACGAAAGTTGGCTACCAGTCTATTCGAAAGTTtaagaaaaatacaaagaaagaaagaaaaagttagcGTAGCGGGCTAGATTCAAAACTGGAGGCTAGCCTAGCCGACTGTAACCAACTCTGTGTTGAGGCTGCCTATCTGTAGTAGTGACCTGTCTGCTTTCAATGtcgagcgtgtatatatatatatatatatatatatatatatatatatatatatatatatatatatatatatatatatatttatatatagttcttgcctccggaactgcgccttttagttttcctccacagctggagggcggcggacgatggggACGAGagaacgtcgacggggagatggagaccgacgagtgtttAAGCTTTGGGGgacaggagatgaaggagcgaagtgcggaactggtggcgaatagcgggactgggagtcaggagcattcccttgaaatctcgcagtatcgggaggataccaaccccgGCGGtggcagaaccgtgccacgtggccagcaaagccacacgcgaagcagatcagccggttgtcttgggtacgccacggattatcaacagggggccTAGGTAGCGGTGCACAGTTCTGGGCTGGGCctaggggctgcggaggcgcgcagaagccgcgtctgggcaagtagttcgcagctggagaaggcgaggcgtagaagccgcttgtgggggtgtagtgcgcaacttcaggcggtggTCTTGGCCTGGCGACGACGACAGAgtacgtgagcggaaccggcgctgaaggtggctgattagcgagAGTTAGTGCGTCGCTGATTTGTTCATGTATGACGCGTcggagttccggggacaaagaggactcagacgactgggtagcaggcagcagtgacatttggTGCGCGACTTCTTTGCGaacgaattgcttgatttggtcgaggaacgaagagtgggcggaaGCAGCACTGGAACTGTTGGTTAAAGCCTAAATCGCGTCGTCGGGCGCGGCAGCTCGGCGcgtagtaaggcgttgtttgcggagctcatcgtagctctggcacagtgtaatgacctcgtcaatcgtttgaggatttttcgccaagagcatttggaaggcgtcatctctaggcccttcatgacattcttgatcttttcgggcatggcgggattaatgcgccggcaaaggtcaactacgtcctcaatgtagctggtgaagttttcacccttttgctgagcgcgaccacgcaagcgttgttctgcgcgaagcttgcgcacagcagggcgaccgaagacttgtttgaaagaatgggtaaatgctgtccaggtggataggttggattcatgattccggaaccagagattggcgactccagaaagatagaagatgacgttagtcagtttagctttgtcatcccatttgttatgcgcactcacgcgatcgtgcgacgagagccaatcctccacgtcatggtcgtcgttgccgctgaagaccggagcagacgacaggcgatgccaggggaggatcgggctgcgcggcgtcctgagacatggcagaaacggtagggagcgtacGGCTGTGcagttccaggtttgggaagggcccagcacctccaccaattgtcaagaggcgttatagttaaATGGAcaaaacgctcagatagcagagcaccgcagcgagaggacacagagcttcggcaacacaggcacaaggcttccaatcactcgtcgtcgtcgtctttttcgaagcagtgcctgctgctcgttcttctccagtacaacatatatatatattttaaataagGAATTGTATAAATATCTTCTTAGCAACCCACTTTCAATTACAAAATGTTTGAAAGGTTGAGGTAGATCCCAGTCAAGCGTTCTTGGAGAGCTTACTTTTGGAAAGTTCCGAACAGTCACTTTCTTAGCGCCTCTCAATGCATGAGAAATGTATGTTTATATCGATTCAGTGGCTTCATAATCAAAGCAGTTATGAGTCTCATACGCATTTGAATTACATAAGTTTCTGACAAGCACAGCAATCATAAACCTCAGAGGCGTAAAATAAACGCTTAGATCGAGCCTACAGCTGAAGCGTGATAAGATTATCGCATGGCGCACACTTCGTATTGTATCTGCGCCTCTGTTTCCCCTTTTACCGTTGCGCCACGCCGCGTTTAGAAAGTGCATCATCAGTTGCCAAGCTTGAAACCGTACTCGAGGACCATCAAAGTTCGTTGTCCTTGCACATATGACTTTCGTGCCAACGACCGATTCAAAGGCACTCTTCTGTCGTCTCGAATAAAGGCCCAGCGTACATAATAAGCCGGCAGGCCATGCGTCTCCAAACTTCAGTCGCGCGCGCTTATCCGTCATCTCAAAGAAAACAGATCGGGCTACCGATAAGAGCGCCACCTTGTGTGCGCATTCACATCTCGACGCGCAGCAACAATAACGCGAAATGACGCGGGAGCCCTCTCTGAAAACGAAGCTCGCAAGAAAGGATTACTCACTGCTATGTATATACACTTTAGCTATACAGGTGACTGAGCACTTCCGACTTCATCCTAACGGTGTTTTATTATATCCTTAGGCTTATACGCGCAACGTGTTGCACGGTTCAACGCCCCTTCGGGTACATCCAGAGGCTTTCCCCGCGTGCTACAGCAGAAGACCGTAACAGCTAGACTGATCGACTCGGTCGCCGTCTCTGGGGGTGCCGCAGCTCCTTGGATTAACGCCACTTCGTGCCGGAGGTGCTCCATTCCCGTGAAGCCTTTCTGCCAAGCAGCGCCGCCTCCACGTCCGCCATCATCGTTCTAGCGGTGTTTCTTCACACCGACAGGATCCGTCTGCTGTACGCGCTGCGCAAGCAGACGACATAACCGCGCCGGCCGGTTTCCTTCCTTCCGTCGTCTTCCCGCGGCCGCCGCGCGCAGTAATCAAGGTTGAGCAACGGGACCGCCACGCGATGCCATCGGTCAAATTGCTGAAATATCGCTTCTATGTATTGTTTTTATTTTGACCCCAGGGCGGAAGGAATTTTAAAGGGCCTTGCTCAACTGCATGCGTATAATACGCAGTCGTTTCTGCTTTCTTGTTGCTCTGTTTGTTTGCCGTGAGGTCATTCGTAATCCGAACGTGCAAAGATTGGCGGTCACAGCACATAGCAGAAggcagtttcttttttaaatgaagAAAGACGAAATAAATTACCGGGTTTCCGTGATGCGTTTTTGTCCGTGTCGTTTCCTTCTTCATAgtgttcttccttctttttaattgaataaagaaaaacaagaaggtGTACGCCTTTTTGTGTTTGTGCACACATCAAGTAGCAGCGATGGATCAGTGGATTCTATGGTGTTCTACTGCTGAGCAGCCCAAGGTCTCGGATAGATAGAGGTGGGCTGGCGGAGAGTAGTGCATAAGGGCCTGTGCATCATTATTAAGAGCAAGCTCCGACTGAGCAGGGGGTCCTATATACATACATAGGAACCGAGAAATCGGTTTGCTCAGCCTCCACTGGACCAAAATTgataaggtttgttgcatttaaataataaaaaaggcaTTATGTACCGACTGCAGGAAGCGCATGTTTTATTTAAGCCACCAACGTttcacaagaacgtttgaatactatgaaattttaaaaaaagtCATACGTCACAATTCTGTAAGCAGCGAAAATACATAAaatggacaaaattgatgttttgTACATCGCTTTCATACATAACACTAATTTGTTATATGTACAACCTGATATGTGCTATTTGCAACCTAGCGAAATATCACACTACACGCGAGCAGTTTAGAAATAGACGAGAGAGGAGCAAACTGCACAAACACTTTCTAATCGAACGACGTCGTCCGAAATAATCTGTTTACTACTTAATCTTCTTCCTCCGTACGCAACCCGAAGCCCCACCCCCCCTTCTAGCCCAAATCAGTTCGAAAGTGCGAGCATTTGCATACTGATTGCGGCAGTCTCTCAAACGCTTTCTGTCGCAGCTGCGGCGTTATTTGCGGGAAGAACAGGACAATTAAGACAAGGCCGGAAGTGGCATAAGAGCAGTTACATTGCACGAGCGCCTTAAGGATGGGCTCGGAATGCTTCCTGCGTTAGCATCAGCGATTAAACAAAAAACGAAACAATGAGATAAAAAAAAGAGCGATGTCCTCGTGGTACTTTGCACCTGTATCCAGCGAGACGTACGCGCACGCAAAACCCGACGAAAGGCGTGTACAACGGAGTACAGGCCTTGCAGCATGCATGCATTACTttacgcaagaaaagaaaagaacagccgCCATGGTAGCCGCACGTGCCTGTCCgggtggtcttcaccgactcatCGCGTTCCAGGCATCCATTAAGaagtagaagagagagagagagagccagggCTTGGGCTTCGTCTCGGCTCATTTGGCGGCCGTTCTGCGGCCACGAGAAAGCCTGGCAGCAACTCGCCCGTTGCCCTAACCTCCGTCTCTTATTTCACTGCGTATCTCATTCTTTAGTtctctcttcgttttttttttttttttcacgactgCTGCTCCTTGAATGGTTACTGTAGCTGTCTTTATTTTCTCTCATTCATTTTTCCGTTCGTTTTTCGTTATCttcattctttcctttcttctctcaggcagcccccccccccccccctcctcctcgaCTGGCGCGTGCCCTTAAGTTGCCGTTCATTTTCCCTGAGCGCAGCCTGTCCACGACGCGCTGCGTTTCCTCGTGCGCACCTTGTGAATGCTTGCACCACGGAAGAGGTACCCAGCTGGATTGGTGTGGAAAGGAGTGGGGGAGAGGAGGTTACATACGTACTGAGCATGCGCCTTCTGCATTGGCTCCAGCAGCGTGCAACTTCCGAGAGCGCCAAGGTGTAAGTATTGGTGTGGAAAGGGATAGGGGGAGAGGAGGTTACAGACGTACTGCGCATGCCCCTTCTGTATTGGCTCCAGCAGCATGCAACTTTCGAGAGCACCCAGATGTAAGAATCTACACCACTGCATCCCACCAACAGCGTGCAGTGGAACGAAACCTGACgcatccagaaaaagaaagaaccagaggCATTCCTCCATTGTCCGCTGCCGATCGCCCTCGTGCGCGACGCCGACTGTACCACGTAGACTGTTTTACTGAAGCCTAGCAGAAGGCTTAGTAGCGCGCAAATGGGCCGAGCCGGTCCACATGCTTCCTCTGAAACACGCAGCCGGCTCTCGTCGCTAATTGGCTGACCCGAGCTCCAGCGTTCACTGCGTTGCACAGAGTCTGCGAAACGGATTATAGCCTACCAGGCACCGCGGATACCTGCCGACGACCAACCGCTGCAaaccgctttttctttttcccttgttCTTTCTATTTCTCACAAAACTTGTGTCATTCAATGTAAAACATAAATGATTGTGCCCATGTCTGtatcgttcatttttctttatatataactACATGGATCCATAACTAGCCTGTGGCTAAGGATCGAAACGCTGTCGCATAATAATATTTTACATTGATCCAAATAAAGATattattaagaaaaaagaaagcactgggCAAAGCACTAGGCAAACCCTACCACATGCTTCACTATTGACCGCCCCCTGTTGCGTCACGCGTTGGAGTGTGTGGAACGTAAGCAGCGTGGTTGGTTATACTAATCTGTCTATATACTTACCCCAAGTTCGCCACGGTAGTGTACAGGGTAAGCGCGCGGACGTTTACCACCACGCGTGACGCATGACGACATTTCCGGAAAAGCTTCTTTGTTCTATGGGAATGTCCTGGTAGCGTAGCCAATGGCaacctggggccgtattctgtagcggttcctttgggaaccggttcctttgggctgttgccattggtcggcgtttcgttgtcgtcatccctggtgggcgggacgacaaattttgatgacgtcacacaggttgccaatcttctggaaaggaaccggttccctgctaggagaggaaccgcggagaagtggttctctcgagggtcgcgcgcgggggcgagcatgatgtcgagggttgctagggcaaccgtggctgccggctaacctcgcgccagctgacgagccggcacctagacgagacgagacagagacggcaatggcggctcctttggttgtgttgctggggggtgccgaaagacaacgacgcgacgagaggcaacgacgcgacgcgttcggcatggccgaagaagagtttcgaaggcattttaggctctccaaagacatagtgtgacgtctttgcgatgagctggaaggacatctcggacctcaaagatttcgtggtgtcgacattacgatgaaagtgctgtgcgcgctgcggttttttgccaccgggagctttcaacagtgcgtcgggaatgaagaagcgattgcactgtcgcagccttcgatcagccggatcattacagccgtcgccaaggccattacggttgtgggcaaagaaaaaggatgggttagattcccatccacggcgcaacagaaagccgccgtcaaggaaggctttcttagccgtggaaaaattccaggagttctaggatgtgtggacgggagtctgatagccatcgttcgccctaagaagctcggccccggcgaaacggaatcgtactggagccgtaaagggtattacgccctcaactgcatggtcgtgagtattgttcattgacaaatattttcgatatgtgattgcgcgagtgcacgttgtaaaaaacttcgtttcgttatttttcatcaattgccggtaatacttgcgttcctattcgagaaagtagcgtttgtgttgtatgtgtaatgacgactttgatcttggcaatagaacccggccgcactttttcagtgctctctaatcacagttgaatagccttttcgatgctacaatgtaaacacattacgcgcgacttaaaccggaatagacgccgtagcagcgaagggagtcttcgtctgcgagcgatcctaacagaagacgagcccttgtgattcttattcgacgtaaaactaaagcattgtggccaacagactgtaaacgtgaaaaggagcatcccatcaatgaaaatggtgtgagggagaatgagaatgtgtggacacccatttgctctagctgttaatacggcacatgctgccacttccgcgttctttcgcttgtaataggcactttgtctggaaaaacaagaaaaaaacacaggtggcactctctagcagaatcttgtacaatatggacggaagaaaccaaaggaattattttgcacattgtgttgtgaccgcacgccatacatgagcacatgtacacatgccaacattgcatttgtagataacattgttatcatgctgatgattagttcaactgcctactgcgtatgttgatatctccttttctgtaattgtgttggctgactgaacagtaactgattggcaagtagtgttgtaagcaaaagtttgtgccagatatttgttgcagtggcattgacaccttctctttgctttctcttacgaggtgtgtgatgcaaagctgaatatcctggcaattgacccacggtttccgggatcgtgccacgattatttcgtttggaggcattctgcatttcgccgccgcctcactcgtggcctgttacttcatggagaagtcttgcttggtaagtgcacctaaagtagcagtgcttcttccacatgtaaaacatacacagtcaaatagttttgcatcctagcaagctttaagaaagcgtgatttgctagaaatgtgttgtgaatgcagcagtacctaatgaacctgcagcgactatcgagagaaacatgtctctcttagaaggcagatatttttaccagcatgtatacaacagctgacatgttattctgtttatttacttattaatttcaatacactgaatgccacgtggagcgttacaggcaggggtgtaattctacagaacacgtcgaaatggcagttttcaagtatgatggaaaagggttggtgacagtggactcgggtagctggttcctggtcactgtccttggaacgaaggaataagcgtgtgcgtgaaactttcggcatcgacgttagtgatcggtgtagtatatattgtagaatagtgcaagttgcgctatttttctttgtgtcacaatgtctgcaatttttttttgttgcagcgacatgtggtgctggagtgattataaaGGATCAACCGGGTAGCTCGAGTtcgggtaccttcacgagaagaggtacgaaaagtagagtaaggatcccagatactggcagcatattcgagagtagaccttagaagtgttttataaaataacacttctgaagagagaag
Above is a genomic segment from Dermacentor andersoni chromosome 8, qqDerAnde1_hic_scaffold, whole genome shotgun sequence containing:
- the LOC140219897 gene encoding putative nuclease HARBI1 isoform X1, which codes for MKVLCALRFFATGSFQQCVGNEEAIALSQPSISRIITAVAKAITVVGKEKGWVRFPSTAQQKAAVKEGFLSRGKIPGVLGCVDGSLIAIVRPKKLGPGETESYWSRKGYYALNCMVVCDAKLNILAIDPRFPGSCHDYFVWRHSAFRRRLTRGLLLHGEVLLATCGAGVIIKDQPGSSSSGTFTRRGDSGYPLEPWIMTPVPGHPNRLTAEGRYHEAHASMRNAVEQCIGVVKSRFRCLQRYRVLHYSPQKAATIVAACAALHNLCLAAGVPLPDDPGDDGAHDDSAQEPAQAQVPLQVQVPPQAHPVQPSRALFQRGRAVRESIVGVFRLPRNLRIAYLQSVRRRIRWQMRWRHVLV